GCGCCCCACCTGACTATAAACCGCTGCCAATTCACTGGCTTGCCGCACCTGAATCGGGGCGACTTGCTGAGGAGTTTGAGTCGCGATGCCATAAGTCGCCAGTTTAGATTGCAAGTCTTCGTCTTCGGCTAGCAAGACAATCTGGACTAAGGGTTCAGCCCGATGTTCTGATCGCAAATGTCGCCCCAGTGGGTCTAAGTCACCCACCGCTAACAACCCATCTTGCAAAAACTTACCTAACAGGAAGAGGCTTTGTGCCCACACCAGCGGAACATTCTCATTTGCGAGGCGAGGCTGACTGCGGGGGTTGGCTCGTTCCGCTTCGATATGGTCTTTCGGGACGTAATAGAGTTCAGGCAGGAGAAGACTGCCATTCTGCTCAACCAATAAGCCTTCCAACCGTTCTCGATATTCAGCGGCTTGAGCGCGATCGCCTCGAAATAGGGCATCCAGCAACAAATAGGTAAAAAACAGTGGCCATTCACATTCAATGTGTTCAAACTGTTTCAGTTCCCACGGTTCATAGTGCAGACGACTGACCACCTCAATCACCGTCTGATGACCGTCTCGCAAAAACCGCTTACAGCCATAGTTGCCTTGCAGTTTGCTCACCACATTAGTACGGGTGCGATCGACCAGTGCCACATTCTCAACGGCAAACGCCGGAAAGCCAATAACACTCAGCAAGGCTGCATCCACTTCCTTTGAAGCCGACTCTCTGGGTAGTAACGATTCCAATGTGACCCGTGCCCGCGCGATTTCATCGGGTAATACGTGAATCACGGATGCTTGACTACCCCGCACACCAAACAGATCTAGCCCGTTGATGGCTTCCAGTGCAGCTTTTGCCATGCCAACGGAGCTAGCATTTAACTCTGGCTTGCCGTGGTTAATTTTGTTACCCCGTTCCCAAATGCCATAATCTGGGGTGCGATAGGCTCGCCCGATGTAATACACCAGATTTTGAATGAAGTTGACTTCATCAAGGGTAAAGATGATTTGCAATCCTGAAGCGGTCATCTGCGCCAACATCAGCAGATAAAGCGATGTGGCATCCAGTTGCAGGTGTCCCCATCCGTCATCGCCCACAACGGTGTCACCCGTTTGCAGGTCATATTTGGCGTGCAGCGCATCCAGCAGATCTTGCGTTTCTTTGAAGCGTTCTACCTTATGGGCTTGCCGCATCATGGCAAACAACAAGCCCCGCATCAGTTTGACAACACTGTGTTCTAGCTCATAGGCATAGCCGCGATCGTCATCAATTTTGCGGTATGCCAACGCCAACCCCCAAACCGCCAAAATGCTGTAGACGTTGTCTCGCACCCAGGCATCGGTGTAATTGCCGTGGGTGTTAACCGCTGTGCTGGCAGGTAACAACCCTGTCAAGGGATTCTGTCGTGCCAGAATGACTGTTTTGATCTCCTGGTAATAGGTGTTTAGTTGCGATCGCAGAGACACAAGCGATGGTTGCGATTGATAGGGGAGGTCGCGGTCAGAAGTTGAGGTAGACATGCTGATGGAGTGAAAAGATTAGTAACGCTATCTGGATCAAAATCAGCCGATCGTGAAGGAATCTGTAGGGTGTTGAGGTAGCTGCAACTCAATCAAACTGTTCAGATTATCTCTTGTTTAAGAAGTATTTTTGCAGCGCAATTCTTTTATTGAATCCTTTCTGCTCTGTTCCTGTTCCTCAATCTACACATTAAGTCCGTAAATTTACTTAATCTTTATGGTAGAGACGTGAGTTTTTCCGTATCTTTACGTGAAGGCTGATAGGGTTAAAAGATAGAAATCCCCTCAGGGGTTATCCTCCACTTCAAGGAAGCATCATGGCTCGTCGCTACAACCACAACCAATCTCCGCTCGTTAAAATTGTCTATTCTAAAGTCGTCGTACAGGGCAAAATTGTTCTCGTTCCGCTGGAACTTTACGCTGATGGAACGCTCCAACCCAGCCATTAATCAATCTTCTAAGTGTCCAATCCCGAACGGGGGTAGTGCTTTTAGCCTACCCCTTTTTATTGGAATAGTTTGTTGGGGTTGCTTTTTGGGAACAGTTTATTGAGAGTTGGTTGTCCAAAACAGTTTGTTGAAAATTGTTTGTGAGAAATTGTGCTCAGGCGATCGCCATCCCTTGCATAATGAGTGTGATGCCAACGTAAGTGGTGTGGTGTGAGGATAAAGGGAGGAAATTGTGGTGCGTGAGTTAACTCAACCGTCGCTAGAGCAGTTTGCCGTATTTGGGTTGCCACTCCATCTGTCAAACGATTACTTGGGTTGGCTGTTTCACCAGCATCACCAACAAAATGGAGTCCATGTTGTCACGCTGAATGCCGAAATGTCGATGCAGGCAGAGCAAAACCCGACGCTCGCCAACATTATTCGTCAAGCTGAGTTAGTAGTGCCCGATGGCTCCGGGATTGTTTTCTATATGTGGCTCCAGGGCAAAAAGGCACAACGCTGTCCTGGGATCGAGCTAGCTGAAGCTGTTCTGCGTGCCTCGGCGAATCCTGCTGTCCTGAATTCAGGAACCCTTTCAACCACGGCTCCCTATTCTGTCTTCTTTTATGGCGGTGCTCCAGGCGTCTGCGAGAAAGCGGCAGAGCAGTGGCAACAGCGCGTTCCCGGATTGGCGATCGCAGGCGTCCAACACGGTTACATCTCCCCTGACGAGCAGGAAAACCTGCGGCAAACCCTGAAAACACTGCAACCTGACATCATTTTGGTGGGTCTGGGTGTCCCCCGACAGGAATTGTGGATTCGCGACAATCGCCATCTCTGTCCTAACTCTATCTGGATTGGCGTTGGCGGCAGTTTCGACATCTGGGCCGGGGTCAAAACTCGCGCCCCCAAGTGGCTCAGCAACAATGGTCTGGAATGGATGTATCGCCTCTATCAAGAACCCTGGCGGTGGCGACGGATGTTAGCTCTGCCCCAATTTGCATGGCGATCGCTGGTGTATCGGTTGACGCGATCGAGTAAAGCCGTCAAAGCGCGAGTTTAGGGATAGGGTTCTAAATCTGTTGATAGCCTCTGTAAGACCCCCCTGTAGTTCCTTTAGTAAGGCTACTGTGTATACAGATCTCTGCTTCCTGCCAAATTCGATGCATGGTTGTTGCAAGTGTGTGAAAACCAGGCATTGGGGGAGTCTCCCCCAAACCCCCATTGGGGGACGCCACTGCCTCCCCCAAACCCCCTAGCAGAAGGTGTTTCGGTTCACCCAAAGGCGCGCTTCGCATCGGTTCCAAGTACGGGTGCTTCTAATCGGATCAAGCCCCTTGACAAATGCTCAAAGTCCCCCAAAGTTAGGGGATTTAGGGGTCTGGGAGGACTTAGCGTATAGACCATAGCCTGGTAAGGGGGACGGCGACAACCGGGGGTCAGTAGCAATAGCCAAAGATCTATGCAAGAGATTTCGTATCAGTTCGTCGAGCGATCGCCATCTAACACATACCAGAACTTCGGTGGATTACCCCCTATGAATGCTGGGACTTTGGCGCAACACGCCCCAGATGCCCATTGGATGTTGATTCAAGACGATAAGGGAATTACGGCTTACTGCTCTCTTTGGTGGCAAAACGTCCCTACCTATGCCACCCCCCTTATGAAGGGGGACAGGGGGGATCAAGCCTTCGCTCAAAATCAACATCGCCTTGGTTTAATTGGTCACTATGCCGCTCAAGATGCTGAATCTGCCCAGCTTCTACTCAATCACGCCTGTAACCAACTTGCGGCT
Above is a genomic segment from Oscillatoria sp. FACHB-1407 containing:
- a CDS encoding WecB/TagA/CpsF family glycosyltransferase, producing MVRELTQPSLEQFAVFGLPLHLSNDYLGWLFHQHHQQNGVHVVTLNAEMSMQAEQNPTLANIIRQAELVVPDGSGIVFYMWLQGKKAQRCPGIELAEAVLRASANPAVLNSGTLSTTAPYSVFFYGGAPGVCEKAAEQWQQRVPGLAIAGVQHGYISPDEQENLRQTLKTLQPDIILVGLGVPRQELWIRDNRHLCPNSIWIGVGGSFDIWAGVKTRAPKWLSNNGLEWMYRLYQEPWRWRRMLALPQFAWRSLVYRLTRSSKAVKARV